The proteins below are encoded in one region of Pyxidicoccus trucidator:
- a CDS encoding endonuclease/exonuclease/phosphatase family protein yields MHLRRLLPILFLMGPLACATGPGLRPPEAPATSVQRKTGELRVMTFNIQSGARGLEGVANVIRASVPDVVALQEVDVGSTRAGGVDQVAELSRLTGLPYRAHFRTTDLYGGAYGLALLSRFPLESLAQYPLPVPRGAEPRTLAHAVLQVDGREVSVYLTHLIRRPFNGDARVRQSALVARLLAADARPKLLLGDLNDDPDSRPIRLLRRGMRDVVAATGGATGTYPLPFVLPTLRIDYVLACESFTPVASRVLRVNVSDHYPVVADLRLRPEPTPAVAERPAEPGATAASAP; encoded by the coding sequence ATGCACCTCCGCCGACTCCTGCCCATCCTGTTCCTGATGGGGCCGCTCGCGTGTGCGACCGGCCCCGGCCTCCGCCCGCCGGAGGCCCCGGCCACCTCCGTCCAGCGCAAGACGGGGGAGCTTCGGGTGATGACCTTCAACATCCAGTCCGGGGCCCGAGGGCTGGAGGGCGTGGCGAACGTCATCCGCGCCTCGGTGCCGGACGTCGTCGCGCTGCAGGAGGTGGACGTCGGCTCCACGCGCGCGGGCGGGGTGGACCAGGTGGCGGAGCTGTCCCGCCTCACCGGCCTGCCGTACCGCGCCCACTTCCGCACCACGGACCTGTATGGCGGCGCTTATGGCCTCGCCCTGCTGTCCCGCTTCCCGCTGGAGTCGCTGGCGCAGTACCCGCTGCCGGTGCCTCGCGGCGCGGAGCCCCGCACGCTGGCCCACGCGGTGCTCCAGGTGGACGGGCGCGAGGTGAGCGTCTACCTCACCCACCTCATCCGCCGCCCCTTCAACGGGGACGCGCGCGTGCGGCAGAGCGCGCTGGTGGCCCGGCTGCTGGCGGCCGACGCGAGGCCCAAGCTGCTGCTGGGGGACCTCAACGACGACCCGGACTCGCGCCCCATCCGCCTGCTGCGGCGGGGCATGCGGGACGTGGTGGCCGCCACCGGCGGGGCGACGGGCACGTACCCGCTGCCGTTCGTCCTGCCCACGCTGCGCATCGACTACGTGCTGGCGTGTGAGTCTTTCACGCCGGTGGCCAGCCGCGTGCTGCGCGTCAACGTGTCGGACCACTACCCGGTGGTGGCGGACCTGCGGCTGAGGCCGGAGCCCACCCCGGCGGTGGCCGAGCGCCCCGCCGAGCCGGGCGCCACCGCCGCCTCCGCGCCGTAG